From Hylaeus volcanicus isolate JK05 chromosome 2, UHH_iyHylVolc1.0_haploid, whole genome shotgun sequence, the proteins below share one genomic window:
- the LOC128884907 gene encoding leucine-rich repeat neuronal protein 3-like, with amino-acid sequence MDRRLLFLVLFAFTMIKCEDNIENATDANSKKVILETKDDEAIDTNATESPESKSPRICQVCNCTKAGEILNCDDRNMTAIFTRWQWNAKVSKVASFKGNLIEHITPFPISTINRLILQGNKITKIDDAAFKQIINLTELDLSHNELTSESLNPKAFEGKFSLEAYEPLENLTILTVAYNKIHSFHQDLFEHMSNLRVLNMSHNLFAQIDYRTSLAISSIRQLEELDLSYCDLKQIPETLFHTTRYLKKLNLSGNRIMIPPVALGDAIALEYLYMDENPIKIINNSHPFPNMTKLKELSFCCMPHLTAIGSGSFLGLDSLETLRIQNCPNLQVIHESALNYQTESNEPMWPPLKELVLSDNALQYLPQYLLLRWDLLEKLDLTNNKWSCDCNNQYLAATYGCAGFAPHTPQWAKSG; translated from the exons ATGGATCGTCGACTATTATTTCTCGTTTTATTCGCGTTTACAATGATAAAGTGCGAAGATAACATCGAAAATGCAACCGATGCAAATAGCAAGAAAGTGATTCTAGAGACCAAAGACGATGAAGCAATTGACACAAATGCAACTGAATCACCTGAATCTAAATCTCCGCGCATATGCCAAGTATGCAATTGCACGAAAG CGGGTGAGATTCTAAACTGCGATGACAGGAATATGACAGCCATTTTCACCAGATGGCAATGGAATGCTAAAGTTAGCAAAGTGGCATCGTTTAAGGGAAACTTGATAGAACACATCACACCTTTTCCAATTAGTACGATTAACAGATTAATTCTGCAAGGGAACAAAATCACAAAAATCGACGACGCCGCCTTCAAGCAGATAATTAATCTCACCGAATTAGATTTGAGTCATAATGAGCTTACTAGCGAGAGCCTGAATCCGAAAGCGTTTGAG GGTAAATTTTCACTAGAGGCTTACGAACCACTAGAGAACCTGACAATCTTAACGGTGGCTTACAACAAGATCCATTCGTTCCATCAGGACCTCTTCGAGCATATGTCGAACTTGAGAGTACTAAATATGTCTCACAACTTGTTCGCGCAAATCGACTATAGGACTAGTTTAGCAATCAGCTCCATTCGACAATTAGAGGAATTGGACTTGAGCTActgtgatttgaaacaaatacCAGAGACTCTATTTCATACCACCAG GTacctgaaaaaattaaatttgagtGGTAATCGGATCATGATCCCGCCAGTCGCACTTGGCGATGCTATCGCGTTGGAGTACCTATACATGGACGaaaatccaattaaaattatcaacaATTCACACCCTTTTCCTAATATGACGAAGCTGAAGGAATTGAGCTTCTGCTGCATGCCTCATTTGACAGCGATCGGATCTGGCAGCTTTTTAGGTTTGGATTCGCTGGAGACTCTCCGAATACAAAATTGCCCCAACTTACAAGTAATCCACGAATCCGCTCTGAATTACCAG ACGGAGTCTAATGAGCCCATGTGGCCGCCACTAAAGGAACTCGTTTTATCGGATAACGCCCTGCAATATTTGCCTCAGTACCTCCTCCTAAGGTGGGACCTCCTTGAAAAATTGGATCTGACGAACAACAAATGGAGCTGCGATTGCAATAATCAATATCTG GCCGCCACGTACGGTTGTGCAGGTTTTGCACCGCACACGCCACAGTGGGCGAAATCCGGAtaa